CACCCTTTTTATCCCGGACGATGTGCGGTTCGAGCATGCAGCGCTTACCGAACCTCTGGCATGCGTCGTTCACGGGTTTGAGCAGTCAAACGCGCGCCGTGGCGACACGATGATCGTCATTGGTGCTGGTCCCATCGGTCTGATGTTTATCCACGTCGCCGCTCTGGCTGGCTGTCATGTCATCGCGGTGGTCAAGCGAAAAGACCAGGCGGTGGCGGCAAAAGGTTTCGGAGCGGCCCAGACGCTGCAGATCTCAGACGGTTTGGATGTCGTTGCCGCCGCTCGGGCGCTCACGCCCGACCAGCGCGGTGCCGACATTGTCATCGAAGCCGTGGCCACGCCTCTCACCTGGGAGTGGGCCGTGGACATGGTGCGCAAAGGAGGAACGGTCAACTTCTTCGGTGGTCCGCCCTCTGGAACGCGTGTCACCCTGGACACCAACCGCTTGCACTATGGCGACATTACGCTCAAAGCCACCTTCCACCACACGCCAGCGACCTGCCGCACGGCGTTCGAGCTCATCACCAGCGGACGTCTGCAATCGGCTGATTTCATTACCTCACACGCTGCCCTGGCAGATGTGCCAAAAGTCTTTGCAAAGATGATGGTGCGTTCCTCCAAGCCCGGGCCACCAGACATCAAAACGGCCATCTTCACCGAGACAAAACCTGAGATAGAACTACGAGGCCAGAACTTATGATTGTCAGTACGCCCCCCGTACGCCTTCAGGGAGGCCCGCCTTCGTTTGTCGAACCGGCTACGGCACCTACGCTTGAAGAAGCACGTGCCTGGTGCAAGTCCCTTGCAGAATCGCACTATGAGAACTTTCACGTAGCAACTTGGTTTCTGCCCGCCCGGCTTCGCACTCACTTTTATCCCATTTATGCCTACTGCCGCGTCTCCGATGACCTCTCCGATGAAGTAGGCGATCCGCTTCTGGCACTCCGTCTTTTGAACGAATGGGAGAAGATGCTGCTTGAGGTCTACGATTCACCGACCTCGGTCAAGCATCCTGTTCTCATCGCGCTGGCAGAAACGATCCGTTCCTGTGACATTCCGCGTGAGCCTTTCACGCATCTCCTTGTAAGCTTTCGTAAAGACCAGACCTTCTCCCGCTATCAAACTATGGAGGAATTGGCCTCCTACTCCGATAGTTCGGCCAGTCCCGTCGGCCATCTGATTCTCTACTCCTCGGGCTATCGCGATCCGGAACTCTTTGCTCTATCGGACAAGATTTGTACCGGCCTGCAGTTCGCCAACATGTGGCAGGATGTTGGCCCCGATTTGACCGAACGTGGCCGCATCTATCTGCCGGAAGACGAGATGAAGCGCTTCAACGTAACACCGCAACAGCTTCAAGCAGGAGAGTTTACTCCAGCCTATCGGGAACTTCTCCGTTATCTGGTCGGAAAGACGCGCGTTCTCTTTGCGGAAGGGCAGCCGATCGAAGATCGTGTCGATGCAGACCTTGCCTCTGCGCTACGTCTCTTTCGACGTGGAGGAGAGGCGATTCTCGATGCGATCGAAGCAATCGATTTTAATACTCTCAATCATCGCCCGATTGTTACGAAGGCCACAAAGATGCGTTTGGTCGGAGGTGCACTTACGGGGAAGCTGGCGGCATCTTTCCGCTCCAAAAAACGGAGCGCCGCGTGATTCCACAACTTGCCCTTGCCTATCAGGAGTGCCGCGCAATTGCGAAGCGTGAGGCGAAGAATTTTTACTACGCCTTCGTTGCTCTGCCGCGTCACAAATCCGATGCCATGTGCGCGATTTACGCCTTCATGCGTCGTGCCGACGATCTTTCGGATGACGAATCGATCTCCATACCGGAGCGTCGCGTTGCGATGCAGCAGTGGCTCGATGCGTGGCGCGCGGCGCGTGCAGGAAGCACG
This genomic stretch from Terriglobus saanensis SP1PR4 harbors:
- a CDS encoding zinc-dependent alcohol dehydrogenase; amino-acid sequence: MRAVVLYGKEDLRVEALPVPVPDAGEIVVRVGAALTCGTDLKVFRRGYHAMMLKPPIAFGHELAGTVHAIGSGVKNFKPDDRVVALNSAPCDVCYFCRRDQQNLCEDLLFNNGAYAEYLRIPARIVAKNTLFIPDDVRFEHAALTEPLACVVHGFEQSNARRGDTMIVIGAGPIGLMFIHVAALAGCHVIAVVKRKDQAVAAKGFGAAQTLQISDGLDVVAAARALTPDQRGADIVIEAVATPLTWEWAVDMVRKGGTVNFFGGPPSGTRVTLDTNRLHYGDITLKATFHHTPATCRTAFELITSGRLQSADFITSHAALADVPKVFAKMMVRSSKPGPPDIKTAIFTETKPEIELRGQNL
- the hpnC gene encoding squalene synthase HpnC, producing MIVSTPPVRLQGGPPSFVEPATAPTLEEARAWCKSLAESHYENFHVATWFLPARLRTHFYPIYAYCRVSDDLSDEVGDPLLALRLLNEWEKMLLEVYDSPTSVKHPVLIALAETIRSCDIPREPFTHLLVSFRKDQTFSRYQTMEELASYSDSSASPVGHLILYSSGYRDPELFALSDKICTGLQFANMWQDVGPDLTERGRIYLPEDEMKRFNVTPQQLQAGEFTPAYRELLRYLVGKTRVLFAEGQPIEDRVDADLASALRLFRRGGEAILDAIEAIDFNTLNHRPIVTKATKMRLVGGALTGKLAASFRSKKRSAA